In Harmonia axyridis chromosome 6, icHarAxyr1.1, whole genome shotgun sequence, a single window of DNA contains:
- the LOC123682864 gene encoding chitin deacetylase 1, with protein sequence MELLCFRIRDTEILLLILFFCSSWAESTHETQCIENGKFYRNPSRAAHKIWTESECSKYFLCLEGEVFEFKCSTGLLFDVDRQICDFKANVDNCDVTSELTPPKPLLERANCHDSDQLGCADGTCLPQSYFCDGSLDCPDGSDEGHCSGKNDPNGAPPCNPSKCKLPHCFCSREGTRIPADLNAKDTPQMIMLTFDDAINEENWDLYFQQILPAKRKNPNGCSIKATFFVSHQYNDYQMTQKLWNSGHEIAVHSVTHRGPEDWWSNNATIEDWFDEMVGEANILNKFSKIRLEDIRGLRAPFLKVGWNRQFLMMKEFGFEYDSSVIAPFNNPPFWPYSLDFKIPHSCSGQKQNCPSRSYPGLWEIVMNPLEVSENICPMLHSCTSKLSGDEIYTTLMHNFKRHYHTNRAPFGLHFHSTWFKKKDNLFAFQKFLDDVLKRSDVWFVTNSQAIKWMKNPRKINQLEFFEDWGCKKYFRKSEIACSRPNVCKVYSRVFQQERVFHTCAECPHKYPWLRNEFGSD encoded by the exons ATGGAACTCTTATGTTTCCGGATTCGCGACACAGAAATATTGCTCTTAATCCTGTTTTTCTGCAGTTCTTGGGCCGAGT CGACCCACGAAACACAGTGCATAGAAAACGGCAAATTCTACAGGAATCCAAGCAGAGCAGCCCACAAGATATGGACGGAGAGCGAATGTTCCAAATATTTTCTTTGCCTGGAAGGTGAAGTGTTCGAGTTCAAGTGCTCGACGGGGCTGCTTTTCGACGTAGACCGGCAAATATGCGATTTCAAGGCGAATGTAGACAACTGCGATGTGACATCAG AACTCACCCCTCCAAAACCCCTCCTAGAAAGAGCAAACTGTCATGATTCTGATCAACTAGGATGTGCTGACGGAACCTGCTTACCACAAAGCTACTTTTGTGACGGTTCCTTAGACTGTCCAGATGGTAGCGATGAAGGACACTGCAGTGGTAAAAACGACCCAAATGGTGCACCACCTTGTAATCCCTCCAAGTGCAAGTTGCCCCATTGTTTCTGCTCCAGGGAAG GAACTAGAATACCAGCTGATTTGAATGCAAAAGATACGCCACAGATGATCATGTTGACTTTTGACGATGCTATCAACGAGGAGAATTGGGACCTCTACTTTCAGCAGATTCTGCCGGCCAAACGGAAAAATCCTAATGGATGTTCCATCAAGGCTACCTTCTTCGTTAGTCACCAGTACAACGATTACCAGATGACGCAGAAATTGTGGAATTCTGGACATGAAATAGCAGTTCATTCAGTTAC aCATCGTGGTCCTGAAGATTGGTGGTCCAATAATGCCACCATTGAAGATTGGTTTGATGAGATGGTGGGAGAAGCTAACATCCTCAACAAGTTCTCGAAGATAAGGCTGGAAGACATAAGAGGCTTGAGGGCTCCATTCTTGAAAGTTGGTTGGAATCGACAGTTTTTAATGATGAAAGAGTTTGGCTTTGAATATGACAGCTCTGTGATTGCTCCATTCAATAATCCACCTTTTTGGCCTTACAGTCTAGACTTTAAGATACCACACAGTTGTTCAG GACAAAAACAGAATTGCCCCTCAAGGTCCTATCCTGGTTTATGGGAAATAGTGATGAACCCTCTGGAAGTTAGCGAAAATATTTGTCCCATGTTACATTCTTGCACTTCTAAACTATCGGGAGATGAAATTTATACAACGTTGATGCATAATTTTAAGAGACACTACCATACAAACAGAGCTCCATTTGGTCTTCACTTCCATTCTACTTGGTTCAAGAAGAAAGACAACTTGTTCGCGTTCCAG aaattcctcgACGATGTCTTGAAGAGATCTGATGTTTGGTTCGTGACGAATTCTCAGGCTATAAAATGGATGAAGAACCCGAGAAAAATCAATCAGTTGGAGTTCTTCGAGGACTGGGGTTGCAAGAAGTATTTCAGGAAATCTGAGATAGCTTGCAGTAGGCCGAATGTGTGCAAGGTGTACAGTAGAGTTTTTCAGCAGGAAAGGGTGTTTCATACTTGTGCAGAGTGTCCACATAAGTATCCTTGGTTGAGAAATGAGTTTGGTAGCGACTGA
- the LOC123682256 gene encoding UPF0691 protein C9orf116 — protein MYCSESEQPLQKTSDFYRTCNLPKRFEYPSWFYGYGIQRSPPINPFYRTTSSDYGRYPPSIHSVPTTFYPNVQEFTKALSRAGNYRNYSLNVGIDPSVI, from the exons ATGTACTGTTCAGAATCTGAACAACCTCTTCAGAAAACTTCTGATTTCTATCGAACGTGTAACCTTCCGAAAAGATTCGAGTACCCTTCTTGGTTCTATGGGTATGGAATTCAACGATCTCCTCCCATAAACCCCTTTTACAGAACAACTTCTAGTGATTATGGAAG GTATCCCCCATCGATACACAGTGTGCCAACAACGTTCTACCCTAACGTACAGGAATTCACGAAAGCTTTGAGCAGGGCTGGCAATTATAGGAATTATTCTTTGAATGTTGGCATTGACCCTTCGGTTATTTAG
- the LOC123682480 gene encoding glucose-induced degradation protein 4 homolog, which produces MPVRVDSVPPPPANSKQPGIAKTLLYNGSKFQGFQKSKGSSYEVEVVLQHVDEENSYLCGYLQINGLTDEYPTLTTFFDGEIISRKYPFLTRKWDADEDVDKKHWSKFSSFAQFSKTFNSDTFDYKALADTDFVFMRWKEHFLVPDHTIKDISGASFAGFYYICFQKSTATIEGYYYHRSSEWYQSLNLTHVPENSIQIYEFR; this is translated from the exons atgccGGTAAGGGTGGATAGTGTGCCTCCCCCACCGGCCAATTCCAAACAGCCGGGAATTGCCAAAACTTTGCTCTACAATGGTTCAAAATTTCAAGGGTTCCAAAAGTCCAAAGGCAGTTCTTACGAAGTGGAAGTGGTTTTGCAG CACGTTGACGAAGAAAATTCTTACCTTTGTGGTTACTTACAAATAAATGGACTAACAGACGAATATCCTACCTTAACCACTTTTTTCGATGGTGAAATCATAAGTCGAAAATATCCATTTCTAACCAGAAAATGGGATGCAGATGAAGATGTGGATAAAAAACATTGG AGTAAATTTTCATCCTTCGCACAATTTTCGAAGACCTTCAACTCAGATACTTTCGATTATAAAGCTTTAGCAGATACAGATTTCGTATTCATGAGATGGAAGGAGCATTTTCTTGTGCCAGATCATACTATTAAGGATATTAGCGGTGCTTCTTTTGCTGGATTTTACTACATTTGTTTCCAAAAATCTACGGCTACAATTGAAGGCTATTATTACCATAGGAGTTCGGAATG GTATCAATCCTTGAACTTAACACATGTGCCTGAAAACAGTATACAAATCTATGAATTCAGGTga